A window from Solanum stenotomum isolate F172 chromosome 7, ASM1918654v1, whole genome shotgun sequence encodes these proteins:
- the LOC125870910 gene encoding inosine triphosphate pyrophosphatase, whose protein sequence is MAAAARTVGSGVVLPRSVTFVTGNAKKLEEVRAILGQSIPFQSLKLDLPELQGEPEDISKEKARIAAKEVNGPVLVEDTCLCFNALKGLPGPYIKWFLQKIGHEGLNNLLMAYEDKTAYAMCIFSLALGPNTEPMTFVGKTLGRIVPARGPNDFGWDPIFQPHGYDQTYAEMPKEEKNKISHRGKALELVKLHFAEARYTFQTDSTTQN, encoded by the exons ATGGCGGCGGCGGCGAGGACGGTGGGTTCTGGGGTGGTGTTGCCGCGGTCAGTGACGTTTGTTACCGGAAATGCTAAAAAGTTGGAGGAAGTTAGGGCAATTCTTGGCCAGTCTATTCCCTTTCAGTCCCTTAAGCTTGACT TGCCAGAACTTCAAGGTGAACCTGAAGATATTTCCAAAGAAAAAGCAAGAATTGCTGCTAAAGAG GTGAATGGACCAGTGCTAGTTGAGGATACTTGTCTTTGTTTCAACGCCCTTAAGGGTCTCCCAG GGCCTTACAT CAAGTGGTTTTTGCAGAAGATCGGTCATGAAG GTCTCAACAACTTATTGATGGCTTATGAGGATAAAACAGCATATGCCATGTGTATCTTTTCGCTTGCTCTTGGGCCAAATACAGAGCCAATGACTTTTGTAGGAAAAACGCTG GGAAGGATAGTACCAGCTAGGGGACCCAATGATTTCGGATGGGATCCAATATTTCAACCTCATGGCTATGACCAGAC TTACGCTGAGATGCCCAAGGAAGAAAAGAACAAGATTTCTCACCGGGGTAAAGCTCTTGAACTAGTGAAGTTACACTTTGCTGAGGCTCGATACACTTTCCAGACCGACTCCACTACCCAAAACTAG